One genomic region from Thiohalorhabdus denitrificans encodes:
- a CDS encoding thioredoxin family protein, giving the protein MPETVLDVDSQDFQSQVIERSHEVPVVVDFWAAWCGPCQALGPALERVAEEYGGRFRLAKVDVDRNQELAGRHGVRGIPAVKAFVDGEVADGFTGALPEPQIRRFIDGLIPSESDKAVAEARDLLDQGETDRAEDILAEVLETEPDHSRALLTQARLRLLQNRTEEAEAILGRLPVSYAGDPEVKGLRTTIGFSRIAAEAGSEEEARSALEQDPDDLDARYRLAAYRVMAEDYRSAFEHLLEIVRHDRGYREDTGRQRMLELFEMLGNRDPLVSEFRKRLSRELF; this is encoded by the coding sequence ATGCCGGAGACCGTTCTCGATGTGGACAGCCAGGACTTCCAGAGCCAAGTCATCGAGCGCTCCCATGAGGTCCCCGTGGTGGTGGACTTCTGGGCCGCGTGGTGCGGGCCGTGCCAGGCCCTGGGTCCGGCCCTGGAGCGTGTCGCGGAGGAATACGGCGGGCGCTTCCGGCTCGCCAAGGTGGACGTGGACCGGAACCAGGAGCTGGCCGGGCGGCATGGTGTCCGAGGCATTCCCGCGGTCAAGGCCTTCGTGGACGGCGAGGTGGCGGACGGGTTCACCGGCGCCCTGCCCGAGCCCCAAATCCGCCGCTTCATCGACGGCCTGATCCCTTCCGAGTCCGACAAGGCCGTGGCCGAGGCCCGCGACCTCCTGGACCAGGGCGAAACCGACCGCGCCGAGGATATCCTGGCGGAGGTGCTCGAGACGGAGCCGGACCATTCCCGGGCCCTCCTGACGCAGGCCCGCCTGCGGCTGCTCCAGAACCGCACGGAGGAGGCCGAGGCCATCCTCGGGCGCCTGCCGGTCTCCTACGCCGGTGACCCCGAGGTCAAGGGCCTACGCACCACCATCGGCTTCTCCCGGATTGCCGCCGAGGCCGGCTCAGAGGAGGAGGCCCGGAGCGCCCTGGAGCAGGATCCCGACGACCTGGATGCCCGCTACCGCCTTGCCGCCTACCGGGTGATGGCCGAGGACTACCGCTCCGCCTTCGAGCACCTGCTGGAGATCGTCCGCCACGACCGGGGATACCGGGAGGACACGGGACGCCAGCGGATGCTGGAGCTGTTCGAGATGCTTGGCAACCGCGACCCCCTGGTCAGCGAGTTCCGCAAGCGCCTCAGCCGCGAGCTCTTCTAG
- a CDS encoding PrkA family serine protein kinase has protein sequence MAGNGGKQDSEKQNRFLDSLVSFTQEHKARHWEGTLGEFLQDVLPTDPVGMTRTSHQYMWDMIQWYGSETSDEGDHVTRYNLFANDLFGVDEALERVANYFKAASEGSEVGRRLLLLLGPPSGGKSSLVILLKRGLEEYSHTDAGALYAIQGCPVHESPLHLVPQTKRAEFRETYGVEINGDICPYCRTRLEEEFDGDLMKMPVERIFINEAGRTGVGTYAPHDPTTADIADLVGSVDLSKVAEYGDEGDPRAWSWSGAVYAASRGMLEMIEILKVKREFLYLLLTLTQEKNVKVSRFPLIYLDETIVAHTNLAEFRKFLQEKENEALLDRMVIVQVPYTLRYHDEARIYEKLISATPTFQEVHLDPHALNVAAVFAVLTRLHPSEREDLDLSKKVRLYAGEDVEGTSQSEVDRIKAEHPEEGLEGVSPRFVVNALAGAISRSEKKSLTSMDVLLALKDTIESDARMDSKQKKNWVDFLVTVRKDFYNRWVKEDVHKALFVSFEDEAQELLDKYLDEVEAVLDNRKVTDPITGEDREPDERFLRSVEEKISISDSGKQSFRQEVVRKAMGAYKRGERFTLDSHARLHDAIEQYLFEERRDVLRLVTSSARPDEEAQQKISAVEDRLVAEYGYNPHSAREALNYVTTLLSQE, from the coding sequence ATGGCAGGTAACGGCGGCAAGCAGGATTCGGAAAAGCAGAACCGCTTTCTGGACTCCCTGGTGAGCTTCACCCAGGAGCATAAGGCACGCCACTGGGAAGGGACCCTCGGGGAATTCCTCCAGGACGTGCTGCCCACGGACCCGGTGGGCATGACCCGTACCAGCCATCAGTACATGTGGGACATGATTCAGTGGTACGGCTCCGAGACCTCGGACGAGGGGGACCACGTCACCCGCTACAACCTGTTCGCCAACGACCTGTTCGGCGTCGACGAGGCGCTGGAACGGGTGGCCAACTACTTCAAGGCCGCCAGCGAGGGCTCCGAGGTGGGGCGGCGCCTGCTGCTCCTGCTCGGGCCGCCCTCCGGCGGCAAATCTTCCCTGGTGATCCTGCTCAAGCGCGGGCTGGAGGAGTACAGCCACACCGATGCGGGCGCCCTCTACGCCATCCAGGGCTGTCCGGTGCACGAGTCGCCCCTGCACCTAGTGCCGCAGACCAAGCGGGCCGAGTTCCGCGAGACCTACGGCGTGGAGATCAACGGCGACATCTGCCCCTATTGCCGCACCCGGCTGGAGGAGGAGTTCGACGGCGACCTCATGAAGATGCCGGTGGAGCGCATCTTCATCAACGAGGCCGGGCGCACCGGCGTGGGCACCTACGCGCCCCACGACCCCACCACCGCCGACATCGCCGACCTGGTGGGCTCCGTGGACCTGTCCAAGGTGGCCGAGTACGGCGACGAGGGCGATCCCCGCGCCTGGTCCTGGTCGGGGGCGGTGTACGCCGCGTCCCGCGGCATGCTGGAGATGATCGAGATCCTCAAGGTGAAGCGGGAGTTCCTCTACCTCCTGCTCACCCTGACCCAGGAGAAGAACGTCAAGGTCTCCCGCTTCCCGCTCATCTACCTCGACGAGACCATTGTCGCCCACACCAACCTGGCGGAGTTCCGCAAGTTCCTGCAGGAGAAGGAGAACGAGGCGCTTCTGGACCGCATGGTGATCGTGCAGGTGCCCTACACCCTGCGCTACCACGACGAGGCGCGCATTTACGAGAAGCTGATCTCCGCCACCCCCACCTTCCAGGAGGTGCACCTCGATCCCCACGCCCTGAACGTGGCGGCGGTGTTCGCGGTCCTGACCCGGCTGCACCCCTCGGAGCGGGAGGACCTGGACCTCTCCAAGAAGGTGCGGCTGTACGCCGGCGAGGACGTGGAGGGCACCTCGCAGTCCGAGGTGGACCGCATCAAGGCCGAGCATCCGGAGGAGGGCCTCGAGGGCGTCAGCCCGCGGTTCGTGGTCAACGCCCTGGCGGGGGCCATCTCCCGCTCCGAGAAGAAGAGCCTCACCTCCATGGACGTGCTCCTGGCCCTCAAGGACACCATCGAGTCCGACGCCCGCATGGATTCCAAGCAGAAGAAGAACTGGGTGGACTTCCTGGTCACGGTGCGCAAGGACTTCTACAACCGGTGGGTCAAGGAGGACGTGCACAAGGCGCTGTTCGTCTCCTTCGAGGACGAGGCCCAGGAGCTGCTCGACAAGTACCTCGACGAGGTGGAGGCGGTGCTCGACAACCGCAAGGTGACCGACCCCATCACCGGCGAGGACCGGGAGCCCGACGAGCGCTTCCTGCGCTCGGTGGAGGAGAAGATCTCCATCTCCGACTCGGGCAAGCAGTCCTTCCGCCAGGAGGTGGTGCGCAAGGCCATGGGGGCCTACAAGCGCGGGGAGCGGTTCACCCTGGACAGCCACGCCCGGCTCCACGACGCCATCGAGCAGTACCTGTTCGAGGAGCGCCGCGACGTGCTGCGGCTGGTCACCTCCAGCGCCCGGCCCGACGAGGAGGCCCAGCAGAAGATCTCCGCGGTGGAGGACCGGCTGGTGGCCGAGTACGGCTACAACCCCCATTCCGCCCGGGAGGCCCTCAACTACGTCACCACGCTCCTCTCCCAGGAGTGA
- the galU gene encoding UTP--glucose-1-phosphate uridylyltransferase GalU, which translates to MRTIRKAVFPVAGMGTRFLPATKAMAKEMLPVVDKPLIQYAVEEAVAAGIDQVVFVTGRGKRSIEDHFDHQNGLETLLLEQGKEHLAQVYREVSDMADVTYVRQKQPLGLGHAVWCARHVIGDEPFAVLLPDDLIDAEPGAIAQMKEAYEATGGSSQVAVEPVDPQAVKSYGVVDTDVQDSASYPVRGLVEKPDPAVAPSNLGVIGRYILSPTVFEPLGRAERGAGGEIQLTDALQALITEYGESLHAFPFQGVRFDCGSKAGYLKAQVELGLRHAEFGEELETFLRERLTRMDNKALPGMD; encoded by the coding sequence ATGCGGACCATCCGCAAGGCCGTTTTCCCCGTGGCGGGCATGGGGACCCGGTTCCTGCCCGCCACCAAGGCCATGGCCAAGGAAATGCTCCCGGTGGTGGACAAGCCGCTCATCCAGTACGCCGTGGAGGAGGCGGTGGCGGCGGGGATCGACCAGGTGGTCTTCGTCACCGGGCGGGGCAAGCGCTCCATCGAGGACCATTTCGACCACCAGAACGGCCTGGAGACGCTCCTGCTGGAGCAGGGCAAGGAGCACCTCGCCCAGGTGTACCGCGAGGTGTCGGATATGGCGGACGTTACCTACGTGCGGCAGAAGCAGCCCCTGGGCCTGGGCCACGCCGTTTGGTGCGCCCGCCACGTGATCGGCGACGAGCCCTTCGCCGTCCTCCTGCCGGACGACCTGATCGACGCCGAGCCAGGCGCCATCGCCCAGATGAAGGAGGCCTACGAGGCCACCGGGGGCAGCAGCCAAGTGGCCGTGGAGCCCGTGGACCCGCAGGCGGTGAAGTCCTACGGGGTGGTGGATACGGACGTCCAGGACAGCGCGAGCTATCCGGTGCGTGGCCTGGTAGAGAAGCCGGATCCCGCGGTGGCCCCCAGCAACCTCGGCGTCATCGGGCGCTACATCCTGAGCCCAACGGTCTTCGAGCCGCTGGGCCGCGCCGAGCGCGGGGCGGGTGGGGAGATCCAGCTCACCGACGCCCTCCAGGCGCTGATCACCGAATACGGGGAGTCCCTGCACGCCTTCCCCTTCCAGGGGGTCCGGTTCGATTGCGGCTCGAAGGCCGGTTACCTCAAGGCCCAGGTGGAACTGGGCCTGCGTCACGCCGAGTTCGGCGAGGAGCTGGAGACGTTCCTCCGCGAGCGGTTGACAAGGATGGACAATAAGGCCCTTCCGGGCATGGACTGA
- a CDS encoding type I 3-dehydroquinate dehydratase — MSRPSLIASLAYPNAAALPSDGTARVAPADMVEVRLDAVEGEADTAVALCREVAGWGRPLLVTPRSPGEGGMRQWQAGERSALLDALWAEIAPAAVDVELRDSPRLLEWTVANGPAGTEVIASFHDFEGFPGVGWLEVLALEAQAKGADRFKAAVRVADPGEMADLACWTRSRSRSFPLITMAVGAAGSLSRLMNGAFGSGACYAHIEEATAPGQLSVAELAPLLERFYV, encoded by the coding sequence CCGCCCTGCCCAGCGACGGCACCGCGCGGGTTGCCCCCGCGGATATGGTAGAGGTCCGCCTGGACGCGGTGGAGGGCGAGGCGGACACCGCGGTGGCGCTATGCCGGGAGGTGGCCGGATGGGGTCGGCCCCTGCTGGTGACCCCGCGCAGCCCCGGAGAGGGGGGGATGCGGCAGTGGCAGGCGGGGGAGCGTAGTGCGCTGCTGGACGCGCTCTGGGCGGAGATTGCTCCCGCGGCGGTGGACGTGGAGCTCCGCGATTCCCCCCGGCTCCTGGAGTGGACCGTGGCCAATGGCCCGGCAGGCACCGAGGTGATCGCCTCCTTCCACGATTTCGAGGGATTCCCGGGGGTGGGGTGGCTGGAGGTCCTGGCCCTGGAGGCCCAGGCCAAGGGCGCCGACCGGTTCAAGGCGGCGGTGCGGGTGGCGGACCCGGGGGAAATGGCGGACCTAGCCTGCTGGACGCGGAGCCGGAGCCGGAGCTTCCCCCTGATCACCATGGCCGTGGGGGCCGCCGGCAGCCTGTCGCGCCTCATGAACGGAGCCTTTGGCAGCGGGGCCTGCTACGCCCATATCGAGGAGGCTACCGCCCCGGGGCAGCTCTCGGTGGCGGAGCTGGCCCCCCTGCTCGAGCGGTTCTACGTCTAG
- a CDS encoding c-type cytochrome → MQHTCSRFALLLVLAVTLPPAALAEGGNGLSGKTVYETRCLLCHPNSPDAEDAPRYKARNDAVPLWTLYRDSEGWQESQIGLGKWSDERIREFIRYPKGMKPDTSMVQIPLKEAELEGVVAYIKELGRRHNSE, encoded by the coding sequence ATGCAGCACACGTGCTCACGCTTTGCCCTGTTGCTCGTCTTGGCCGTCACCCTTCCCCCGGCCGCCCTTGCCGAGGGTGGCAATGGTCTGTCCGGGAAGACGGTCTACGAGACCCGCTGCCTGCTGTGCCACCCCAACTCCCCCGATGCGGAGGATGCCCCCCGCTACAAGGCGCGCAATGACGCTGTGCCCCTCTGGACCCTGTACCGGGATTCCGAGGGCTGGCAGGAATCCCAGATCGGCCTGGGGAAATGGAGCGACGAGCGGATTCGGGAATTCATCCGCTACCCCAAGGGCATGAAGCCGGACACCAGCATGGTGCAGATCCCCTTGAAGGAAGCCGAACTGGAGGGAGTGGTGGCCTATATCAAGGAGTTGGGTCGGCGCCACAACAGCGAGTGA
- a CDS encoding bifunctional sulfate adenylyltransferase/adenylylsulfate kinase, translating into MDHLIEPHGGVLCDLQVDDERAEELKAASIDYPSVTLSDRQLCDLELLLNGGFSPLTGFLGEEDYHGVLEKCRLSDGTVWPMPITLDVAEDTAAGLEPGQPVALRDPEGFMLAVLHLEETYRPDKEREAEAVFGTSDRHHPGVAYLLDRSGPVYLAGRVEGLQLPLHYDFTELRLTPAELRTEFAKRGWRRVVAFQTRNPMHRAHQELTLRAASEQEAGLLIHPVVGMTKPGDIDHFTRVRCYQALAEHYPDKMMTLALLPLAMRMGGPREALWHALIRKNYGCTHFIVGRDHAGPGKNGDDEDFYGPYDAQELVAEYEEELGIRMVPFKEMAYVEERAEYLPVDEVPADATVKKLSGTEVRRRLKEGLEIPEWFSYPNVVAELRRSHPPKHKQGLTIFFTGLSGSGKSTVANVLLARFREIGGRPVTLLDGDIVRQHLSSELGFSREHRNLNVRRIGFVASEITKNGGIAICAPIAPYRHVREENRELIEGYGGFIEVHVKTPLEVCEARDRKGLYAKARAGQIKEFTGIDDPYEEPVDPEVAIDTSDLTPMEAAQEVLLHLEKAGYLR; encoded by the coding sequence ATGGATCACTTGATCGAGCCCCATGGGGGGGTGCTGTGTGACTTGCAGGTGGATGACGAGCGGGCGGAGGAGCTGAAGGCGGCCTCCATCGACTACCCCTCGGTGACCCTGTCCGATCGCCAGCTGTGCGATCTGGAGCTGCTCCTGAACGGGGGGTTCTCGCCGCTGACGGGCTTCCTCGGCGAGGAGGACTACCACGGCGTGCTGGAGAAATGCCGCCTGAGCGATGGCACGGTGTGGCCCATGCCCATCACCCTGGACGTCGCCGAGGACACGGCGGCGGGACTGGAGCCGGGGCAGCCGGTGGCGCTGCGCGACCCCGAGGGCTTCATGCTCGCCGTGCTCCACCTCGAGGAGACCTACCGCCCGGACAAGGAACGCGAGGCCGAGGCGGTGTTCGGCACCTCCGACCGTCACCACCCCGGCGTGGCCTACCTGCTCGACCGCTCCGGCCCTGTCTACCTCGCCGGCCGGGTGGAAGGCCTGCAGCTGCCGCTGCACTACGACTTCACCGAGCTGCGGCTGACCCCCGCCGAGCTGCGCACCGAGTTCGCCAAGCGCGGCTGGCGGCGGGTGGTGGCCTTCCAGACCCGCAACCCCATGCACCGGGCCCACCAGGAGCTCACCCTGCGCGCCGCCAGCGAGCAGGAGGCCGGCCTGCTCATCCACCCCGTGGTGGGCATGACCAAGCCCGGCGACATCGACCACTTCACCCGGGTGCGCTGCTACCAGGCCCTCGCCGAGCACTACCCCGACAAGATGATGACCCTGGCCCTGCTGCCCCTGGCCATGCGCATGGGCGGCCCGCGCGAGGCCCTGTGGCACGCCCTCATCCGCAAGAACTACGGCTGCACCCACTTCATCGTCGGGCGCGACCACGCCGGCCCCGGCAAGAACGGCGACGACGAGGACTTCTACGGCCCCTACGACGCCCAGGAGCTGGTGGCCGAGTACGAGGAAGAGCTCGGCATCCGCATGGTGCCCTTCAAGGAGATGGCCTACGTGGAGGAGCGCGCCGAGTACCTCCCCGTGGACGAGGTCCCGGCCGACGCCACCGTCAAGAAGCTCTCCGGCACCGAAGTGCGCCGCCGCCTCAAGGAGGGTTTGGAGATCCCCGAATGGTTCTCCTACCCCAACGTGGTGGCCGAGCTGCGCCGCTCCCATCCGCCCAAGCACAAGCAAGGCCTGACCATCTTCTTCACCGGCCTGTCGGGCTCCGGAAAATCCACCGTGGCCAACGTCCTGCTGGCGCGCTTCCGCGAGATCGGCGGCCGCCCGGTCACCCTGCTCGACGGCGACATCGTGCGCCAGCACCTGTCCAGCGAGCTGGGCTTCTCCCGCGAGCACCGCAACCTGAACGTGCGGCGCATCGGCTTCGTCGCCAGCGAGATCACCAAGAACGGCGGCATCGCCATCTGCGCGCCCATCGCCCCCTACCGCCACGTCCGGGAGGAGAACCGGGAGCTCATCGAGGGCTACGGCGGCTTCATCGAGGTGCACGTGAAAACGCCCCTGGAGGTGTGCGAGGCCCGCGACCGCAAGGGCCTCTACGCCAAGGCGCGGGCCGGACAGATCAAGGAGTTCACCGGCATCGACGACCCCTACGAGGAGCCCGTGGACCCCGAGGTGGCCATCGACACCAGCGACCTCACGCCCATGGAGGCGGCGCAGGAGGTGCTCCTGCACCTGGAGAAGGCGGGGTATCTGCGCTAG